From Jiangella mangrovi:
GTCGCGCGGGCGCACCCGGTACTCCATGGACGCCGGGATGTGGCCGGCCTCGGCCTGCATGAGGTCGTACAGATACGGGCTGACGGCGACGCCGTCGAACCGCGCCGCGACGGTGTCGCCGGCGGCGAGCCGGTCGAGGATCGCGGCGCCGTCGGCCTGCGAGATGGTCACCGACGGGATCGGCGACCCCGTCCCGACGCGCTCCAGCAGCCAGCCGGGCCGGTCGTGGTGGACGATGACCGCCGAGGCACCCGCCGCGGCCGCGGCGGCGACCTGATCACTCACGCTGGTCCCGTCGGAGCGGCGGATCAGCGCCACCGTGCCGGAGAGGGAACGGCCCGCCAGCTCGGCGGGGGTCCCGGTGCCGGCATCGGCGACGGGGTACGTGTGCCGCCCGTCGATCCTGGGCGAGCCGATGGCGTACTCGGTCTCGACATCGTCGGACCCGACGCGCAGCGACAGCTCCGGCGCGAACAGCTCCCACAGGCTGCTGAACTCGAACGTTCCCCGCTCGACCGGTTCGGTCGGGGTGGCGTAGGCGACGTCGATGTACTCGTCGAGCATGTACTTGAGGTTGAACATGTGCTGCTCGGAGCTGCGGTACCAGCCGAGCGTCAGGCCCTGGTGCTCCGTCGGCTCCGGGGTGTCGACGGCGACCCGCGTGGCCGTGCGGCCGTCGAGCACGATGCGGGTGTCCTCGGTCAGCTCGAGCTCGGTCCGGCCGAGGAAGGTCACCTCGCGGGCCTGCTCGCCGGACTCGTCCGGCGTGAACACGATGCCGAGCAGGCTGTACGTGCCCGGCGCCACGCGGAACACCACCGGCTGGCTGCCGCCGCCCTTGCTGCCGAAGAACCCGGTGCCCCACCAGTCGGTGTCGAGGTTCCAGAGCTCCGCCGAGCTGGTGCCGGCCGCGGGCGCGCCGGAGTGGTCGAGGCCCTCGATGGTCACCTCGATGGTGCGCGGCTCCTTGGCGACGCCGACGACGGTGTGCACGACGGTGCCGCCGTCGGCCGAGCGGGCGGTGATGCGGCCGCCGTAGACCGCGGGGTCGCCGAGATTCGGGTCGAGGGTCACGTCGACGGTGGCCGAGCCGCCGGCCGGGACCGTCACCGACGGGCTGCTCAGCGTGAGCATGCCGGCCGGCGCCGGCGCCCCGGTGCCGCCCGCCGTCAGGGTGGCGTCGACGGCCAGCGTGATCGGGGCGTCGCCGTCGTTGGCGTAGGTGATCGTTCGGGTGACCTGCGGGTCCGTGCCGTCGTGCGGCCAGTCGTAGGTGCCGAGGTTCAGCGCCGCGGTGTCGGCGAACGTGGTCTGGGTGACGGCGCGGGCGGCGTCGAGGCGGCCGGCGCCCTGCTCGTGGACGGTGTAGTCGTCGAGCTGCCGGGCCGACTGCATGAGCGCCCGCTTCAGCTCGTCCGCCGACCAGTCCGGGTGGCGCTGCAGCAGGAGCGCGGCCGCGCCGGAGACGTGCGGCGTCGCCATCGAGGTGCCGTTCAGGCTGGTGTAGTGGGCGTCGACGGGCTCACCGAGCGAGGTGCCGGCCGCACGGGCCGCGACGATCGCCACGCCCGGCGCGGTGATCTCCGGCTTGATCGCGTTGTCGCGGAATCGCGGGCCGCGGCTGGAGAACCCGGCCAGCACGTCGGACTTGTCGACGGCGCCTACGCTCAGTGCCGCGTCGGCCACGCCCGGAGCCCGCACGCTGGTCGCGCCCGGCCCCTCGTTGCCGGCGGCCGCCACGAACAGCGTCCCGCTGTCCGCCGTCAGGTCGTTGACCGCCTGGCTGAGCGGGTCGGTGCCGTCGGTGACCTCGCTGGACAGGCTCATGCTGACGATGTCGGCGCCCTGCGCGACCGCCCACTCCATGCCGTCGATGAGCCAGGAGTTCTGACCGGTGCCGTCGTCGCCGATGACCTTGCCGACCAGCAGGTCCGCGCCGGGAGCGACCCCGCGGCGGGCGCCGTCCGAGGCCGCGCCCGTGCCGGCGACCGTGGCCGCGACGTGCGTGCCGTGGCCGTTGACGTCCTGGACGCTGGTGCCGGAGAAGTCCGCGGCCTGCGTCACCCGGCCGGCGAGGTCCGGGTGCGCGGGGTCGTAGCCGGTGTCGAGGACCGCGACGGTGACGCCGGTGCCGTCGTACCCGGCCGCCCACGCCGCCGGCGCGCCGATCTGCGGCACGCTCTCGGACAGCGTGGGCCGGACCCGGGCGTCGAGCCAGACCTTCTCGATCGGCGCGGCCGCCGCCCGGCCCGCGTCACCGGCGCTCGGGAGGTCGGCGGTGATGTCGCGCCAGAACGCCGCGAGTCCGTCGGCCGGTGCCGCGACGGCGAGGGCGCCGACGCTCTCGAGGGTGGCGGTGACGACGGCGTGCGCGGGAGCGGGCGGGGCGGACCGGGAAGCGGCGCCGGCCGCGTACGTCACGATCAGCGGCAGCGTGTCGCCGTCGTACCCCTGCGCGATCAGGCCGGTGACGTTGAACAGCTCGCGGTCCAGCGAGCCGGCGGCGAGGTACGGCTCGGCCTCGGCCGGGATGGCGTAGAGGCCCTCAGGGCGCTCGACCACCTTGAGGTTCGCCCGGACGGCGTCGGGTGCGGGCAGGGCGGTGACGGCGTGCCGGCCGTCGCCCATGGTGTCGACCCGCAGCCGGTGCCCGGTGACCAGCGTGACCGTCGACGTGGCCATGACGCCGTCCGCCGCGGGACGGGGGAGCCCGGCGGCGGACGGCGCCGGACTGGAGGCGCCCGGCACACCCGCGCCGACGATCAGCACTCCGGCGACGCAGGTGGCGAGCAGGGTGAGGGACCGGCGCATGGGACCTCCCGGGCACAGGCGCCGATATCGGCGCAGATGCCCCGGAGCCTAGGGGCCGCCCACCCCACCCGCCGAGAGGTCAGCGGTGGCCGATGGCCGCCATGTCAGAAACCCGCCACGCCCACCCCGCTCACACGCGCCGCCGCAGCGCCCACACCGACAGCGGCGCGAACACGAGCGCGATGCCGGCCGCCCAGAGCAGCGACTGGACGGCCGGGGTGGTGGCCGACGCGACGTACCACTCGGTGCCGGCGGTGTCGTCGCCCACCATGAGCGCCCGGCAGGCGTCGGACAGGATGGTGACCGGGTTGGCGTCGACGACGGGCTGCAGCCAACTGGGCATGGTGTTGGTCGGGACGAACACGTTGCTCACGAACGTCACCGGGAACAGTGCGGTGAACCCGAACAGCTGCACCTTCTCGGGGTCCTTCGCCAGCACGCCCACCAGCACCGACACCCACGAGAACGCCAGCGCGAACACCAGCATGAGCCCCACGGCGGCCAGCAGCGACCAGATGTCGGTGCCGATGCGGAAGCCCAGCAGCATGCCGATGGCCAGCAGCAGGAAGATCGACCACGCCTGCTTGACCTGGTCGGCGATGATGCGCCCGGCCATGGGCGCCCAGCGCGCGATGGGCAGCGAGCGCAGCCGGTCGAAGACGCCCTTGGTGAGGTCGATGTTCAGGCCGGTGCCGACATACATGGTGATGAACAGCATGTTCATGACGATGATGCCGGGCAGCGCGAACGTGAGGTAGTCGCCGGTGGTGCCCGCGATGGCGCCGCCGAACACGTACGTGAACAGCAGCACGAACATGATCGGCTGGATGCTGAAGTCGCCCAGCTCCCACGGGTTGTGCCGGACCTGCACGATGGTGCGCCAGGCCAGCGTCATGGTCTGCCGGATGCCCTCGCCCACGCCGACGCGCGGGCTCAGCTCGGCCGGTGCGGGGCGGGCCGCGGTGGCGGTGCTCATGCCGGCCTCCCTTCGGACTCGGTCTCGTCCTCGACCGGTCGCCCGGTGAGCGAGAGGAACACCTCGTTGAGGCTGGCGCCGCGCAGCGTCAGCTCGGTGACCAGCACGCCGGCGTCGTCGAGGCGCCGGACCACCGCGGGCAGGACGGCGGGGTCGGTGACCTGTGCGGTGACCCGGACGCCGTCGAGCTCGGGCGTGGCCCGGGTGAGGTCCTCGACCACGCCGACCACGACCGGGAGGTGCGCGTCGTCCTCGGGCCGGACGACCAGCGTCTGGGTGCCGGTCTTGGCCTTGAGCTCGTCGGGCGTGCCGGCCGCGATGACCCGGCCGTGGTCGATGACGGTGATCTCGTCGGCCAGCGCGTCGGCCTCGTCGAGGTACTGCGTGGTCAGCAGCACCGTGACACCGCCGGACACCAGCCGGCGGATGCGCGTCCACAGCTCGTCGCGGGCGCGTGGGTCGAGGCCGGTGGTGGGCTCGTCGAGGAACAGGATGGACGGGCGCCCCACCAGGCTGGCGGCGAGGTCGAGGCGCCGGCGCATGCCGCCGGAGTAGGTCTTGGCCGCGCGGTCGGCGGCGTCGGTGAGGTCGAAGTCGGACAGCAGCTCGCGCGCCCGGGCCTTGGCGTCGGGCTTCGGCATGCCCAGCAATCGCCCGATGAGCAGCAGGTTCTCGGTGCCGGTGAGCATCTCGTCGACGGCGGCGTACTGGCCGGTGAGGCCGACGAGCTGGCGCACCTGGTGGGCCTGGCGGACGACGTCGCAGCCGCCGACGGTGGCATGGCCGTCGTCGGGGCGCAGCAGGGTGGCGAAGATGCGGACGGCGGTGGTCTTGCCGGCGCCGTTGGGCCCGAGCAGCCCGAGCACCGTGCCCGAGCGCACCGCGAGGCTGACGCCGTCGAGCGCGGTGGTCTCGCCGAAGCGCTTGACGAGACCGTCGGCCTGGATGGCGTGGTCCATGGGGAACCTCCTTGTTCCGCCTGGCAAGTGACCAGCATGCCGTGCCGGACCGACAATGTCGGTGGCCGATGCGATGCTGATCCGGTGCCGCCCTCCGAGCTGCCGCCCGACGACCAGCTCGCCGGCCTCCTCCTGGCCGGCGACGAGGCGGCGTTCGCCCAGGTGGTCGACGCGTGGTCGCCGGGCATGGTGCGCCTGGCCCGGGTCTACGTGTCCACCGAGGACTCCGCCGCCGAGGTGGTGCAGGAGGCCTGGCTCGCCGTCGTCCGCGGCATCGCCACGTTCGCCGGCCGGTCCTCGCTGCGCACTTGGGTCTACCGCATCGTCGCCAACACCGCGCAGCGCCGCGGCGGCCGCGAGGCGCGCTCGGTCCCGGCCAGCAGCCTGGGCGCCGGCGACGGCGGCGGCGACGCCCAGGGTCCCACCGTCGACCCCGCCCGGTTCGCCCCGCCCGGTCATCCGCACGCCGGGCACTGGCAGCGGCCGCCGTCGCCGTGGCCCGAGCAGGCGCTGCTCGCGGCCGAGGTGCGGGCCCAGGTGGCCGCAGCCGTCGCCGGGCTGCCGGCCCGCCAGCGGGTCGTCATCACCCTGCGCGACGTGCACGGTTACGACTCCGACGAGGTGTGTTCGATACTGGAGATCTCGGCGGCCAACCAGCGGGTGCTGCTGCACCGGGCCCGGGCCGCGGTCCGGAGCTGCCTGGAGCGGTACCTCGCCGACGGAGAGGAGGCGTCGTGACCGAGTCGCTGAACGACCCCGTCGACCACCTCGCCTGCACCGAGCTGGTCGAACTGGTCACCGCGTTCCTCGAGGGCGACCTCGACCCCGCGACGGAGCGGCGCGTGGTCGACCACATCTCGCTCTGCGACGGCTGCGAGCTCTACGTCGACCAGGTGCGCCAGACCACCGACGTGCTGGCCGGGCTGTCCGGCGGCGCGCCGCTGTCGCCCGCCGACCGCGACCGGCTGCTGGCGGCGTTCCGAGATTCCTCCGCCTGACGGCGTAACGTCCGGCGGCCCCGCTGACACTGCACGGGCATGCCGACACCACCGACTGGTCACACCGCGTTGCGCCGCCGCCTGCGTCCGCTGCAGGTGGCCGTCGCCCTGCAGGCCATCCTGCTGTGGGTGCCGATCGAGAAGCTGTTCCTCGACGAGATCGGCTTCGACCCGATGACGATCGGCATCATGACCGCCGTCTATGCCGCCATGGTGCCGCTGATCGAGATCCCGTCCGGCGTGCTGGCCGACCGGTGGAGCCGGCGGTCCGTGCTGCTGGTCGGCACCGCCGGGCTGGCGGGCGCGGCGCTGCTGGGCGGCCTGAGCACGGGCGTCCCGCTGTACCTGGTGAGTGCGATGTCGCTCGGCGTCTACTTCGCGATGTCGACCGGCACGCTCGACGCCGTCGTCTACGACACCGTGCTCGAAGAGACCGGCAGCAGCGACCTGTTCGAGCGCACGGTCGGCCGGGTCCGGCTGGTCGAGAGCGTCTCGCTGGTCTCCAGCTCGCTGGCCGGCGGCTGGCTGGCGGGCGTGCTCTCGCTGCGGGCGACCTACTACCTGACGGTCCCGTTCATGGTGCTGGCGGCGCTGGCGCTGCTGTGGTTCCGCGAGCCGCGGCTGCACGAGACCGGCCGGCCGGAGTCGCTGCGCTGCCATCTGGCCCAGACCGCCCGGATCCTCGGCGACCGCGGCCAGGTGCTGCCGATCGTGGCGGCGATCGTGCTGGCCGCCGGCACCACGTCGATGCTGTTCGAGTTCGGGCCGCTCTGGCTGGTCGCGCTGGCCGTGCCGGCGGTCGCGTTCGGGCCCTACTGGGCGGCGCTGACCGCGGCGTTCGGGTTCGCCGGCGTGCTGGCGGGACGGGTCCGGCTGGACTCCCCGCGCGTGACGGCGGCCGCGACGGTGCTGCTGGCGGCGACCGGGCTGGTCCTGACCACGGGCGCCACGGCCGCGCTGATCGTGCCGGCGCAGGTCCTGATGGCGGTGCTGACGATCCTCGCCGGCATCCACCTCTCGAAGCTGCTGCACGACGCGGTGCCCTCGACCGTCCGCTCGGGCGTGGCGTCCGGCGTGAGCGCGCTCTCCTGGATGGCGTTCCTGCCGGTCGCGCTGGTCATGGGCGCGGTGATCGACGGCGGTGGCGTCCGGTCGGCCGGCTGGCTGGTCGTCGCGACCGCGGTCCTGACCGGCGTCCTGCTGGTGGGGCTGGCCCGGCGCTCGACGCGCGGCGGCCGGCCGGCGGTGGTGAGCGCGGCCGTGACGCACGAGTGCGTCAGCGAGCCGGAGCTCGTCGGCGCCCGCTGACGTCCGAAACCTTCAAGCGCCGCACGGCCGGGCGCGGGAGCATGGCGGTATGGATCTCACCGCTGCTTCCGCGTTCATGGCCGGCCACGCCCGTCAGCTGGACCGGCAGAGGCTCGGCCTGCTGATCGGCGACCCGGTGTCGACGGCGACGGGGGCGCTCGCCGCCCTGGCCGGCTACCGCAACGCCGACGGCGGCTTCGGCTGGGGCCTCGAGCCGGACCTGCGCTCCCCGGAGAGCCAGCCGCCGGCCGCGCTGCACGCGTTCGAGGTGCTGGCCGAGACCGGCCCCGGTGACGGCGCCCTGGCCGGCCCGCTCTGTGACTGGCTCGCCGGCGTGACGCTGCCCGACGGCGGGCTGCCGTTCGCGCTGCCGGTGACGGTCCCGGCCGGCACGTCGCACTGGTGGATCGGCGCCGACCCGGCGGAGTCGTCGCTGCAGATCACCAGCGCCGTCGCCGGCCAGGCCCACCGCGCGGCCCGGCTCGACCCCGTCGTCGCCGGCCATCCGTGGCTGGAGCGTGCCACCGACTTCTGCCTGCGCACCATCGCCGCGACCGAGCGGCCGCGCGCCCACGAGCTGATGTTCTCGCTGGTGTTCCTCGACGCCGTCCACGACACCCGGCCCGAGGCGCCAGCGCTGCTCGACCGGCTGGGTGGGCTGGTCCCGTCGGACGGCGGCATCCCCGTCGAGGGCGGCATCGAGGGTGAGGCGATGCACCTGCTCGACCTGTCGCCGGAGCCCGGCCGGCCGCTGCGCACGCTGCTCGACCCGGCCGCCGTCGAGAAGGACCTCGACCGGCTCGAGGCGCTGCAGCAGGACGACGGCGGCTGGGTCGTCGACTTCGACTCGTCGTCGGCGGCCGGGGCACTGGAATGGCGCGGCTACCAGACGGTGTGGGCGGTGCGGACGCTGCTCGCCCACGGCCGCCACCCGGCCGTGCAGCCGGCCTCGAGCTGATCGTGGAGGTTCGGCGGTATCGATCGGGTATTCCGCCCAGCAGTCGCCCGCCTTTTCCAATACCAACTCGGTCTCAGAGCGCGTGTTGGGAAAGTGGTGCGGCGGCGCGCCCGAGTGACGGGGCGGTTCAATCGACACGCCCCTGATCAGTCGTGTCGTGTCGCGCGGGTGAACGGTGTGGGATTGCTGCGCCGACGATGTGAGATCGCCGTCGTGGACGCGACACTGATGCCGCAGGGTTTCCGCAGCAATGCCACAGCGATCGCCGCACGGTGACCCAGAACTGCCCGTCGCCCCACGCACGCGTGCCGTTCGCTCGGCTCACCCACGTCCGGCAGCAGCGCCACACGTTCTGAGGGGGGAGCAGGGGTGGAGGAGAGTGCGGCCGACGGAGGGGGTCAGCGCCTGATGCAGGTGTAGGCGCCGAACAGGCCGCCGTCGTCGTAGGAGACGTCGGCGATGTCGAACCCGGCATGGTCGAGCATCGGCTCGAGCAGCCAGCGGAACGTGCTGTGCTCGGTGCGGACGTGCTCGGCGTAGTCGGCGCCGGTGTAGCCCTGGGCGGGGTCGTCGACACCGCCGGCCACCCAGCCGTCCATGACCTGCTCGGTCGTCGACGACGGGAAGTCGTAGACCAGGTCGCGAAGCCGGAGCACGCCGCCCGGCCGCAGCACCCGCGCGATGCGGTGCAGCGCGACGACCTTCCAGAAGTCCGGCAGCTGGTGCAGCGCGTGCCGTGTGTAGACGGCGTCGGCCGGCGGCCCAGAGTGTGCGTAACCGAGGAAGCCGGCCTGCACGAGCTCGACCGTGACTCCTGCCGCCGCGGCCCGCGACCCCAGGTACGCCAGCATGGCCGGCGACACGTCGACGGCCACCACGCGGTCGAACCGGGCCGCGGCAGGGACGGCGAACTGGCCGGTGCCGGCGCCGAGGTCGACCACCGAGCGCACCCCGTGCGACGCCAGCAGCTCGATGTCCGAGACCGGGTCCGGGTAGCCCTGCTTGCGGTCGAAGCCGGCCACGAACGCGGGGTCGAGGTGTTCCGGGCCGGCGTGGGCGGTCTCGTCGAGCATCCAGGTCGGTGGCATGCGCTCGATCGTCACATGCCACCGACCTGCGGTGCGAGCGGATTACGAGCCGCTGGTGATCTCGTTCAGCCGGTCGATGTGCTCCTGCGCGTTGTCCTGGGTGATCTGCGGGGAGTCGACGACGGTGTCCTTCTCGACGTCCTCGCCGTCCAGGATGTCCAGCGCACGGTCCAGGCCGAGCCGGCCGATCTCGTCGGCGCTGTTCAGGCCGGTGACGACGTAGTTGCCGCCGGTGGCGATGGCCTCCAGTGCCTCCAGCTGCCCGTCAACGCCGGCGAGGACGATCTGGTCGGTCAGGCCGGCGTTCTCGATGGCCCGCTGCGCGCCCAGGCACATGGCGTCGTTCTCGCAGAAGACCGCGGCCATGTCCGGGTGCGACGCGAGCAGGTTCTCCATGACGGTCAGGCCGCCGTCGGAGCCCCAGCCGCCGAAGTCCGGTGCCTCGACGACCTCGAAGGCAGGGTTGCTGCCGATGACCGACGTGAAGCCCTCGGTCCGGGCCAGCCCGATGCTGTTGTCGGCCGGGCCGCCCTTGATGATGCCGACCTTGCCGCCGTCGGGCAGGTACTCGGCGATGAACTCGCCGTCCTGGACGCCGATGCG
This genomic window contains:
- a CDS encoding MFS transporter, whose amino-acid sequence is MPTPPTGHTALRRRLRPLQVAVALQAILLWVPIEKLFLDEIGFDPMTIGIMTAVYAAMVPLIEIPSGVLADRWSRRSVLLVGTAGLAGAALLGGLSTGVPLYLVSAMSLGVYFAMSTGTLDAVVYDTVLEETGSSDLFERTVGRVRLVESVSLVSSSLAGGWLAGVLSLRATYYLTVPFMVLAALALLWFREPRLHETGRPESLRCHLAQTARILGDRGQVLPIVAAIVLAAGTTSMLFEFGPLWLVALAVPAVAFGPYWAALTAAFGFAGVLAGRVRLDSPRVTAAATVLLAATGLVLTTGATAALIVPAQVLMAVLTILAGIHLSKLLHDAVPSTVRSGVASGVSALSWMAFLPVALVMGAVIDGGGVRSAGWLVVATAVLTGVLLVGLARRSTRGGRPAVVSAAVTHECVSEPELVGAR
- a CDS encoding ATP-binding cassette domain-containing protein, encoding MDHAIQADGLVKRFGETTALDGVSLAVRSGTVLGLLGPNGAGKTTAVRIFATLLRPDDGHATVGGCDVVRQAHQVRQLVGLTGQYAAVDEMLTGTENLLLIGRLLGMPKPDAKARARELLSDFDLTDAADRAAKTYSGGMRRRLDLAASLVGRPSILFLDEPTTGLDPRARDELWTRIRRLVSGGVTVLLTTQYLDEADALADEITVIDHGRVIAAGTPDELKAKTGTQTLVVRPEDDAHLPVVVGVVEDLTRATPELDGVRVTAQVTDPAVLPAVVRRLDDAGVLVTELTLRGASLNEVFLSLTGRPVEDETESEGRPA
- a CDS encoding S8 family peptidase, whose translation is MRRSLTLLATCVAGVLIVGAGVPGASSPAPSAAGLPRPAADGVMATSTVTLVTGHRLRVDTMGDGRHAVTALPAPDAVRANLKVVERPEGLYAIPAEAEPYLAAGSLDRELFNVTGLIAQGYDGDTLPLIVTYAAGAASRSAPPAPAHAVVTATLESVGALAVAAPADGLAAFWRDITADLPSAGDAGRAAAAPIEKVWLDARVRPTLSESVPQIGAPAAWAAGYDGTGVTVAVLDTGYDPAHPDLAGRVTQAADFSGTSVQDVNGHGTHVAATVAGTGAASDGARRGVAPGADLLVGKVIGDDGTGQNSWLIDGMEWAVAQGADIVSMSLSSEVTDGTDPLSQAVNDLTADSGTLFVAAAGNEGPGATSVRAPGVADAALSVGAVDKSDVLAGFSSRGPRFRDNAIKPEITAPGVAIVAARAAGTSLGEPVDAHYTSLNGTSMATPHVSGAAALLLQRHPDWSADELKRALMQSARQLDDYTVHEQGAGRLDAARAVTQTTFADTAALNLGTYDWPHDGTDPQVTRTITYANDGDAPITLAVDATLTAGGTGAPAPAGMLTLSSPSVTVPAGGSATVDVTLDPNLGDPAVYGGRITARSADGGTVVHTVVGVAKEPRTIEVTIEGLDHSGAPAAGTSSAELWNLDTDWWGTGFFGSKGGGSQPVVFRVAPGTYSLLGIVFTPDESGEQAREVTFLGRTELELTEDTRIVLDGRTATRVAVDTPEPTEHQGLTLGWYRSSEQHMFNLKYMLDEYIDVAYATPTEPVERGTFEFSSLWELFAPELSLRVGSDDVETEYAIGSPRIDGRHTYPVADAGTGTPAELAGRSLSGTVALIRRSDGTSVSDQVAAAAAAGASAVIVHHDRPGWLLERVGTGSPIPSVTISQADGAAILDRLAAGDTVAARFDGVAVSPYLYDLMQAEAGHIPASMEYRVRPRDLAELDTTYVATGPEHLGNEARHAFRPYDNYSIRSPREMPLPSHRDEWVSPGDTRWQQFVWAERLLVGGMIEGERTYAAGESDPRSWFGPVVRPGVPLDTDHYGQFGMPGFREADQFTVLVRSFLDGSDRNGDETAYDTTAARLYRDGTLVAQRDAVYGTWPAASGDATYRLELDVDRDAPWWERSTSTRTAWTFTSSRPSGGERAMLPLLQVDYSVPFDAAGTVSSRARTRVELTVHRQAVAQPVDGGGLRLWTSYDDGVSWQPARVTRRGATYTAMLDPVRGADAVSLRVEAWDGDGNRLEQTVVRAYGLR
- a CDS encoding class I SAM-dependent methyltransferase, producing MPPTWMLDETAHAGPEHLDPAFVAGFDRKQGYPDPVSDIELLASHGVRSVVDLGAGTGQFAVPAAARFDRVVAVDVSPAMLAYLGSRAAAAGVTVELVQAGFLGYAHSGPPADAVYTRHALHQLPDFWKVVALHRIARVLRPGGVLRLRDLVYDFPSSTTEQVMDGWVAGGVDDPAQGYTGADYAEHVRTEHSTFRWLLEPMLDHAGFDIADVSYDDGGLFGAYTCIRR
- a CDS encoding substrate-binding domain-containing protein, encoding MKASRIGATVVAGLLALGLAGCGGSDDSDDTSGGGGGEETSEGGDYTIGVANFTLGGPYFNGMDTAIRAQAEDRGVEAISTDANGDAAKLASDVEDLISRGVDAVIISGGPLESAPAVLNSLSAAGIPVVLVDRQFQTGEYTSWLGPDNERIGVQDGEFIAEYLPDGGKVGIIKGGPADNSIGLARTEGFTSVIGSNPAFEVVEAPDFGGWGSDGGLTVMENLLASHPDMAAVFCENDAMCLGAQRAIENAGLTDQIVLAGVDGQLEALEAIATGGNYVVTGLNSADEIGRLGLDRALDILDGEDVEKDTVVDSPQITQDNAQEHIDRLNEITSGS
- a CDS encoding ABC transporter permease, with protein sequence MTLAWRTIVQVRHNPWELGDFSIQPIMFVLLFTYVFGGAIAGTTGDYLTFALPGIIVMNMLFITMYVGTGLNIDLTKGVFDRLRSLPIARWAPMAGRIIADQVKQAWSIFLLLAIGMLLGFRIGTDIWSLLAAVGLMLVFALAFSWVSVLVGVLAKDPEKVQLFGFTALFPVTFVSNVFVPTNTMPSWLQPVVDANPVTILSDACRALMVGDDTAGTEWYVASATTPAVQSLLWAAGIALVFAPLSVWALRRRV
- a CDS encoding zf-HC2 domain-containing protein, which gives rise to MTESLNDPVDHLACTELVELVTAFLEGDLDPATERRVVDHISLCDGCELYVDQVRQTTDVLAGLSGGAPLSPADRDRLLAAFRDSSA
- a CDS encoding RNA polymerase sigma factor — its product is MPPSELPPDDQLAGLLLAGDEAAFAQVVDAWSPGMVRLARVYVSTEDSAAEVVQEAWLAVVRGIATFAGRSSLRTWVYRIVANTAQRRGGREARSVPASSLGAGDGGGDAQGPTVDPARFAPPGHPHAGHWQRPPSPWPEQALLAAEVRAQVAAAVAGLPARQRVVITLRDVHGYDSDEVCSILEISAANQRVLLHRARAAVRSCLERYLADGEEAS